A region of the Coleofasciculus sp. FACHB-T130 genome:
AGACTCCGGCTCTTCCTCTCTGTTGAGGTTGCCTAACCATTTCAGCAAGAAGTAAACTCCTAATCCGACCCCAGCTGATGCTGCTGCTAAACCTAATAACCACCAGAGGCGATTCCCTTCAGAACTCGGTTTAGCCGCCTTGGGTTTTGGGGTGGGAGCCGGTGAAGATTTTGCGGCTTCGGCTGCCTGAAGGCGCTCTTGAGTCGTGGAACCAGCAACTCCGTCAGGCATTAACCCGACAGATGTTTGAAATTTAGAGATAGCAACTGCTGTCGTTCGGCCATAAACGCCATCTACTGGCCCATTGTAGTGTCCCAAACGCTTTAGTGACTTTTGCAGTTCTGCGACTTCAAAGCCTTGAGAGCCTACTTGAAGGATAGGCAAATCGTTTTTAGGGTTTGGGGAACTCGCCTGAGCCAGTTCTAGGGAGACGGGTAAACTGGGGGGGGAAGTGGCGATCGCTGACGGCAATCCTGTGGAATTCTCACCCGAACTGGGGATAAAGCCCAGACAGATAATCCAGGTAACTAGAAGCCATGTGGAGCGGTAGAACATAGTTTTGGGAAACCTGTCTAAGTGAATACAACCAGACAAGATCCTTTGCTGATAATTTTCTGCTTAGCTTCTAGTACCAGCATGAAGTTATTCGTTCTAAATAGTTAGCGAGCAATTCATCCCTATGTTTTGGGCGAGCGGCTCTGGGAGCAAGTGTGAATATTGGGCTGATCATAACAGAAAGTTTCAACTCGCTCTCAAATCTTAACGGCTAACTTGTCTGTCATCCTATTCATTTCTACCGATTTTGCCAAATCTCGGTTTCGGATTCTTTCGCTTGTATTGGCAGTGATTGATAGGGTAATGGCTCGGATGGCTCTAAGAGAGAAATTTGCTCGGTTTTGCTTTCTTCTTGTGTCACCCTGGTTTCAACTGATGTAGAGGGTTGCCCGAAGCGAAGGCTTTGCAATCGTACCTGTTCGGCTATCTTCTCGCGCTGATTAATTAGATAGATACTGACAAGGGTTAGACTCACTCCCAGCCATTGAAGCGGGCTGAGAACTTCAGCTAAAAGCAGATTGCCAAACACGAGAGCAAACACGGGTGTCAAAAAGGTGAGGGAACTAAGACTGGTAAGATTGCCGCTAGAGGCAAAGTAGAAGAATAAACCATAGGCGATCGCGCTCCCAAATACGGCTGCGTAGCTCAATGCTATCCAGCCAGACGTATTTAGATGCACCCACTGGTCAGATTCCCACACTTGGGAGAGTGCAAACAAAGGCAATCCGCCCAAAATCATGTGCCAGCCAGTCGCCACCACCGGATCGGCATACTGGCAAACGAAACGAATCAGCACTGTTCCGACAGCCATCGATAGCGCCGCCAGCAGCATCAGCCATTCCCCGCTCTCAAACAAGTGCGTGAAGCTAAACGAG
Encoded here:
- a CDS encoding DMT family transporter, producing the protein MQLKLTESKIPLAPLLLIAPFFLWGTAMVAMKGVIPNTTPLFMAGVRLVPAGVLVLVAAFLMGKPQPKGIRAWLWISLFALVDGALFQGFLAFGLVRTGAGLGSVMIDSQPLAVALLSCWLFGETIGLWGWLGLALGVLGISLIGLPDDWIINLFHGNAIAGSFSFTHLFESGEWLMLLAALSMAVGTVLIRFVCQYADPVVATGWHMILGGLPLFALSQVWESDQWVHLNTSGWIALSYAAVFGSAIAYGLFFYFASSGNLTSLSSLTFLTPVFALVFGNLLLAEVLSPLQWLGVSLTLVSIYLINQREKIAEQVRLQSLRFGQPSTSVETRVTQEESKTEQISLLEPSEPLPYQSLPIQAKESETEIWQNR